A genomic segment from Dasypus novemcinctus isolate mDasNov1 chromosome X, mDasNov1.1.hap2, whole genome shotgun sequence encodes:
- the LOC101426128 gene encoding E3 ubiquitin-protein ligase RNF14-like, with protein MQFLKEETLAYLNIVSPFELKMGSQGKVQRRPAQASLNTELDFAGGATGSDVDQEEVVDERAVQDVESLSSLIQEILDFDQAQQKKCFNSKLFLCNICFCEKLGSACMYFLECKHVYCKACLKDYFEIQIKDGQVHCLNCPEPKCPSVATPGQVKELVEAELFARYDRLLLQYTLDLMADVVYCPRPCCQLPVMQEPGETMGICSSCSFAFCTLCRLTYHGVSPCNVTSGKLMELGKEYLKADEANKRFLEQRYGKKIIQKALEEMKSKKWLKKNSKSCPCCGTPIEGGTGWEHGDSKGRLVSRRRCESDPGGGNRR; from the exons ATGCAGTTTCTTAAGGAAGAGACATTAGCGTACCTGAATATTGTCTCTCCTTTTGAGCTCAAGATGGGTTCGCAGGGAAAAGTGCAAAGGAGGCCAGCTCAAGCCTCTCTCAACACAGAGCTAGATTTTGCAGGTGGTGCCACTGGATCGGATGTAGACCAAGAGGAAGTGGTGGATGAAAGAGCTGTGCAGGATGTGGAGTCATTGTCGAGTCTGATCCAGGAAATCTTGGACTTTGATCAAGCTCagcagaaaaaatgttttaacagCAAATTGTTCCTGTGCAATATCTGTTTCTGTGAGAAGCTAGGCAGTGCATGCATGTACTTCTTGGAGTGCAAGCATGTGTACTGCAAAGCCTGTCTGAAGGACTACTTTGAAATCCAGATCAAAGATGGCCAAGTTCATTGCCTCAACTGCCCAGAACCAAAGTGCCCTTCGGTGGCCACCCCTGGTCAG GTCAAAGAGCTAGTGGAAGCAGAGCTATTTGCTCGTTATGACCGCCTTCTCCTCCAGTATACCTTGGACCTGATGGCCGATGTGGTGTACTGCCCGCGCCCATGCTGCCAACTGCCTGTGATGCAGGAGCCAGGCGAAACCATGGGCATCTGCTCCAGCTGCAGTTTTGCCTTCTGTACTTTGTGCAGATTGACCTACCATGGAGTCTCTCCGTGTAATGTCACCTCAG GGAAGTTAATGGAATTAGGAAAAGAATACTTGAAAGCAGATGAGGCCAATAAAAGATTTTTGGAACAGAGGTATGGTAAGAAGATAATTCAGAAGGCACTGGAAGAGATGAAAAGTAAGAAGTGGCTTAAAAAGAACTCAAAGAGCTGCCCGTGTTGTGGGACTCCCATAGAG GGTGGCACCGGGTGGGAgcacggcgacagcaagggtcggctcgtctccaggcgccggtgcgagtcggacccgggtggcgggaacaggcgttaa